In the genome of Mangifera indica cultivar Alphonso chromosome 9, CATAS_Mindica_2.1, whole genome shotgun sequence, the window TCATTCTGGCATATGCGCTTTCATTCAAGgtcaaatttaattcagtatgcaggagagaaatgaaatgataaCTTAGTGGAAATATAGAAAGGTAAGACacatgaaatgacaaataaaaactaatgaatgattaatatatattatctcaaGTTGGGTAAAGATAAGTATTAATATTTGAGTCATAATACCAAACTCATCTTGAAAATCTTTTCAGCAGGCCAAACTAATAAGTAATTCCCTTTAATCATCTTGACACCATCAATGTTCCACTTTGATCCTTTTTTTGACTTAAAGACCTCAAGTAATACCAcatcctttctttttttaaatagaatcttagatagatattattaaaaataaaataattaattaaatattaatataattatggaaaaataagttaataactCAGCTTTTGCATTTTAATTTGCAACTATTTGTTTCATTTAATGTACTCCCAATTTGGTCATGTATAGATGAAATAGGAGGTACAGTGTTTGTCAATGCAAGAGACCTTTCAGTATGAAACATTTTAGTAGGAGCAAAATTTATTGTGTTGTGATGGAGGTAGCATTCTTTTCAAATGGGTGTCATTATTCAATTATACAGAAGGTgtgtctttttttaaaataataaaaaattttaatcgtGATCTCATCGCatcaaaaaatattacaatccctttaaaattttacaatttataagATATACTTTTATCACATCATCATTTCTGAAAAGAAGTGtcaatttgtattgataatatgtattgtattttatcatatgataaactcatcatttcatataaatttttatataccttaggatatgcataaatttttatataccttaggatatacataaatttttatttgtatttctcatattataagatacgtaTCTTGTATACTTGATTTCTAATAGttatatctataattatattaacatgtTATCAATTCATAGATAGACAAATGGTTTTAAATTTACATGTTTCCAAATTAGGAAACAAATTGATCTGGATGCTTTTGTGAATTTTGCTGTCTTAATTCTTCCTTTGtgtaaactaatttatttaaatgtttagtTGTATATGctaatatagaaataaaagtaaCAACTAAATGTAATTTTTACCTTGAGTATTCATCTATGTTATTTCAATTATGCAAGACAACCATTGAATTTTTGCCAATTCTCCCCAATCAACTAAATATTGTAGCTCCTGTTGGCCATGTTTTTTGCGTAAAGGTCTCACATTTATCATTCACATCCTCTCGACCTTTTTATCATAATATctgtttattttgaataaatcttgtttcaaaaAAACCATAAGGTACAAAGAGCACAAATTAAGACATTCTTTAGCGATATATGgcctacacacacacacacacacacgcacacacacacatatattttttttctatatgtatGACATCTAAGTTGTTGCAATATCACAATGCTCTGATAAggcaatttgaaaaatatactCCTCTTGATACAATTCAATTAAACTTTTGTACGTTTTCGTTTTCTTTTGGTTGCATGCTTcctatatataaaatctcttgAAAGTAAACTCAATTGTGCTAAAATATTTTCAGGTAATTTTTTTGACCTTGTTCAATACTCTAGTGTATCATCAACAAGCTTCTTACTCCTTCGTCATACATGATTTACATCTAAGTATcgatgatgacacatataacattatttttctcaattttcaaaCTAACAAAACATGTGGGATAAAATGTATTTATTCACACAAACAAATATTCATGTGggataaaatataatcatagaTATTATGGTTATTTCATGATTAATAGAGAATTATATAAATCACTCGACATTTAATTCTATGCATATCAATATATagtgaataaaaaatttcatttattcgTTAATTATgtgtaatattaatttaaaataagaattaaaaataataactcatttacataataaaaattacagaaattggataaataaattgaaatcatacacttaaaaataaataattttggcttatgtaaataaattaaaattgaatgttaTACCGAAATGAGACATCAACCCACTGATAGACAAACTCCTTCTTAACACACTCGAGTTTGAGTCttacaaattacaaaaaaggaaaaaaggtaaAGATTTTGGCTAATTAAttgtttaagataaaaaaaaaattgaaaaaaattccGTGGAGAGCCAACCCCAAATTAGCTTAAAACATcaattttgcctaattttttatttccaattaagccccccccccccccaaaaaaaaaaaaaccaaaaataattttctctctctaaggAAAAACTAGTTCCACTTATATTCTAATGCCTAATGTTAAAGAATTAAATCATCGATCTTTGCATAAAATATGCATAGCACACAAAtggaatcaaattaaaattactaaaatataaaactaacctCTCATCTCATCATTGATCATAGCTGTGAGCAAGAAGAAATCCTTGTGAAGGGTTGTGTTGTAACTTctaaattttgaagaatttctttgtaataaaatattattgaggGGATCGATCTTTTGAGAAAGGCATCCAAATAATTAGTTCATGAACATTGTTTCTATTGGATATATACTCTTTAAGAATTATGAACCAACCGACAGTGCAAGCTTTATTCCAAATTCCACCCCTTTGccataattagattattttaagaAATGTCCTCCTCAGGAGAATAAATTGTAGCAAAGTTACAAATGTTAAGATGTGCCTTATGATGGTTGGACCAGTCCACCACATAATTCAAACCCTTTTTTTCCTACACAGCTTGTTGGGGGTataattcacaaaattataGGTCATGTTGAACCCTTAGAATATAATGCATAAACAGAGTGATACggttcattaaaaataattaaaaataaaatatataatatataatataataaatcgATGTACAAAAATACGTGAATCAATCTATTAAAAACTCACCAAATCATGCCTTAAGACTGTAGGTCATGACCTTGGCCCTGTCATGTTTCCAAGCTAGCATGACCTACAAAACCTGTCAATTGGTGGATCACAGCACATAaacaaggccaaacgactatttcccacccaaggtttagcgttttctcaaatgtcccccctttaactatggaaacaccaaacacccacccatgaccggttagatttaacaaaactctaacggtgataagggtaaaatcgtcattttctctagaatattaaaaataaactaaaatagaatatattttgcccccctaaactttaaaaactaaaattccccccagcctaagttttaaaaaatcgcagtttcaccctcccgaagcattgcccatggtctccggctccattgccgacggtctctccctcccgaagcatcctcaccttccggagatctctttcctcccatttggacttccaatcggagtcggagaagctgtggaagacgaagaacttcgtcggggaagacgaagtcttcccagacgaagacaagacgacgagacgactcgtcgtcctctgggaagatgagtcgtcttcatctgggaagacaatcgtcttcctagacgacaaagacgagatcgatcgatctagtcttcgtcgtctgggaagacgatttctcttcccagacaacTTTTCTCTGCATCAGATGcgttgaggtcgagttgagaggggtcgtcgatggaagagaaaccgttgggagggAAAGACAgccggtgatggcgccggagaaagcgacggagaagggtttggaaataaaccctaggagggaaaatgcaatcttttcaaacttagcttaggaaaaaaatgttagtttttaaacttttaggagggaaaatgagattaaatttttaggcattagggttctgttaaatctaaccggttatgagtgggtgtttagtgtttctatggttaaaggggggacatttgagaaaacgctaaaccttgggtgggaaatagtcgtttggcccatAAACAAATTACGCTAGGTTGCGGCTGACATGACCCATTGGATTTTCTAGGTGTAGGTTATCTGCCTAATAATCGATTAAACACTGTTGGGATATTTAATTTCGGGTACCTTCATGAAGCTCCTCTTTCgcctatataaatataaatataattcacCATGAAAAACGATTGAGATAGATTCCCTTAGAGATATCATATTGTgcactttaattaattaatagaaaGTTAGCCAAATACTTATCCTTTCAACGCCATCGTTGTAAGAGATCAGAAGCAAGATCGATCTGATGGGCAAGGCGCACACGATTGGTATTGGCATGGACTACTCTCCACACAGCAAATCAGCACTACGATGGGCCGCCGAAAATCTGGTCGACGCCGGAGATCGTATCATTTTAATTCACGTTCAGCCACCTACGGCTGATCATACTAGGAAGCAGCTTTTCGTGGACACTGGATCACGTAAGTTTATAAATATACTTATGAATCTGCATGCTTTTACTATCTGGATCTTCCATTAACGAGTTGATGAATTTGCAGCTCTTGTTCCTCTGGAGGAATTCAGAGAGATTAATTTTTCAAGGCAATATGGGCTTACTTGTGATGCTGAAGTTCTCGAAATTCTTGATATGCTGTCAAGGGTCAAAGgggtaaaattaatattagcttGTTGCATTTTATGCATTCTGAGTAtgagaaattaatatatatatatatatatataacaataatttaattaaaatggcTTTAATTTTGAAGCAGGTAAAGGTGGTGGCAAAGGTTTATTGGGGAGATCCAAGGGAGCAATTGTGCAGCGCTGTGGAAGATCTGAAGCTTGACTCACTTGTTGTAGGATGCAGAGGCCTAGGCGTTCTCAAAAGGTAAATTTTAGAGCAACATTAAGTGTAAACAGAACagttttgaatatacaaatattattttatttttaatttaaaattagtcgGTGATGAATTTTACACTGAATTTCTCAGGCTTTTGATTGGTAGCGTGAGCAATCATGTTGTGATGAACGCTTCATGTCCAGTTACAGTGGTGAAAGGAACGCCCGTGACTAAACCCTAAATGAAGCTGGTTTCTCCATTTGCAAGATTTTGAAAGGTTGGCTGGCTTATTGCTTGACCATGTCttatggatttgatttgagtgaAAATGTTTGGCATTATGAGAGTGTGtacattaattttttgaggTTTATTTAATGTCAATGACGATGATTGTTGTAAGGCTTTGTTATATAAATTAGGAGTCTTGATTACAAGCTCCAtgactcttaattttttttatacaaattaaagtgACAGTTTGTGATTAAATGACccgattatttaatttttctcttgttttaaaattactaaaccAAATGCGATAATCTCAGTTTGtacagataaatttatataatttatgtgt includes:
- the LOC123224680 gene encoding universal stress protein A-like protein, translated to MGKAHTIGIGMDYSPHSKSALRWAAENLVDAGDRIILIHVQPPTADHTRKQLFVDTGSPLVPLEEFREINFSRQYGLTCDAEVLEILDMLSRVKGVKVVAKVYWGDPREQLCSAVEDLKLDSLVVGCRGLGVLKRLLIGSVSNHVVMNASCPVTVVKGTPVTKP